A single window of Rhodamnia argentea isolate NSW1041297 chromosome 5, ASM2092103v1, whole genome shotgun sequence DNA harbors:
- the LOC125315249 gene encoding uncharacterized protein LOC125315249 translates to MAEQNRGGRGRRARGGRGRGIVPEADEQPRLRDQRDVEIEEQRRRIQDLERQLAEARLDVQSEEGAESEDQTDDEEEDVNPFGVPNQGRNQGVRSGNQPSSRNFGMKIEIPEFQGKAHPDEFIDWLHTVERIFDIKDPTQEQKVKLVAIRLRKHASIWWEHVKRQRAREGKSKVNRWDKMKKLLQKKFLPTHYRQEAFIEYHNVKQRDLTVEQYTEEFDRLRMRCDVAEEDEQTIARYLRVAAEGQQFQTPESVVGKESRGKAEFPQPIRHQPQLKGANSKPASKEGQSSAGINRGGATAKRCFKCRGLGHFAADCPNARIVTLVDNPTVDEDPVYDEADEGQEDVDLDRDDIIYADSGESLVVRRILNVAVAKDELWLRHNIFHTKCTSGGKVCSMIIDGGSCENVVSTTMVEKLGLKTEDHPQPYKLSWLRKGNEVKVSKRCLVQFSIGKRYSDEMWCDVVSMDACHILLGRPWRFDRKTQDDGFRNTYTFKKDGRTITLGPSDLRKEVKNNLLSRSEFQEEAINAPELFAIVVMEQNFDSPEIPTQVPPLLEEFADVVPGEMPPGLPPMRDIQHCIDFIPGAVIPNKTTYRMSPKEHEELQRQVQELLEKGAIRESMSPCARPALLVPKKDGSWRMCIDSRAVNKITIKYRFPIPRFDDLIDQLHGVTIFSKIDLRSGYHQIRMRHGDEWKTAFKTRDGPYEWMVMPFGLSNAPSTFMRPMNQVFRPFIGQFVVIYFDDILVYSASIEQHLQHLRKVFEVLREQKLYTNTKKCHFLADEVTFLGYIISKEGIRMDPVKIEAITTWETPKNIHEVRSFHGLASFYRRFIRDFSTIIAPLTDCPKGSRFVWTKEADAAFQLLKKRMTEALVLVLPDFTEVFEVDCDASGVGVGGVPSQKNKPVAFFKEKLNDAKRR, encoded by the exons ATGGCTGAACAGAATCGTGGTGGTCGTGGACGGCGGGCTCGTGGTGGTCGGGGACGTGGAATCGTTCCTGAAGCAGATGAACAACCGCGTCTAAGAGACCAACGAGACGTAGAGATTGAAGAACAGAGAAGGCGAATCCAGGATTTGGAGCGACAACTTGCGGAGGCGAGATTGGACGTTCAATCCGAAGAAGGAGCGGAATCTGAGGATCAAaccgatgatgaagaggaggatgtCAACCCTTTCGGGGTTCCCAACCAGGGACGGAATCAAGGAGTACGATCCGGAAATCAGCCCTCTTCTCGTAATTTCGGGATGAAGATCGAGATTCCTGAATTTCAAGGTAAAGCTCATCCCGATGAGTTTATTGATTGGTTACATACAGTAGAGAGGATCTTTGATATTAAGGATCCGACTCAAGAGCAGAAAGTAAAATTAGTGGCTATTAGGCTACGAAAGCATGCATCGATATGGTGGGAGCATGTGAAAAGGCAAAGAGCTAGAGAGGGGAAATCAAAAGTGAATCGCTGGGATAAGATGAAAAAATTGttgcaaaagaaatttttacctACTCATTATAGGCAGGAGGCGTTTATTGAGTATCACAATGTTAAGCAACGAGATTTAACAGTTGAGCAATATACCGAGGAGTTCGATCGATTGCGGATGCGTTGTGATGTAGCCGAGGAAGACGAGCAAACAATTGCTCGATATTTGCGAGTGGCTGCG GAAGGACAACAGTTCCAAACTCCAGAATCGGTGGTCGGCAAAGAATCCCGAGGAAAAGCGGAATTTCCTCAACCAATTCGACACCAACCGCAGCTTAAGGGTGCGAATTCTAAACCCGCATCCAAGGAAGGGCAAAGTAGTGCTGGAATTAATAGGGGAGGAGCTACAGCCAAGCGATGTTTCAAGTGCCGGGGACTCGGGCATTTTGCTGCCGATTGTCCGAACGCACGCATTGTAACGCTAGTTGATAATCCAACCGTTGATGAAGATCCGGTTTATGACGAAGCCGATGAAGGACAAGAGGATGTGGATCTAGATCGGGATGACATTATCTATGCCGATTCCGGTGAGTCACTAGTTGTTAGAAGAATTTTGAATGTTGCTGTGGCGAAAGATGAATTGTGGCTTAGGCATAATATCTTTCATACCAAGTGCACTAGTGGGGGAAAAGTATGCAGCATGATAATAGACGGAGGGAGTTGCGAGAATGTGGTGTCCACTACCATGGTGGAGAAGTTGGGGCTGAAAACAGAAGATCACCCTCAACCATACAAGCTGTCGTGGCTTAGGAAAGGGAATGAGGTAAAGGTGAGCAAGAGGTGTCTTGTGCAATTTTCGATTGGGAAAAGGTATTCCGATGAGATGTGGTGTGATGTAGTCTCGATGGACGCTTGTCATATTTTGTTGGGAAGACCGTGGCGGTTCGACAGGAAGACACAAGATGACGGCTTCAGGAATACCTACACCTTCAAGAAGGATGGTCGGACTATTACCCTAGGTCCTTCAGATTTGAGAAAGGAGGTGAAGAATAATTTGCTGTCCAGGTCAGAGTTCCAGGAAGAGGCAATAAACGCGCCCGAACTTTTTGCCATTGTGGTGATGGAGCAGAATTTTGATAGTCCCGAAATTCCCACTCAAGTTCCGCCTTTGCTTGAGGAGTTTGCTGATGTCGTGCCAGGAGAGATGCCACCGGGGTTACCGCCCATGAGAGACATTCAGCATTGTATTGATTTTATTCCGGGAGCTGTTATTCCTAATAAAACAACTTACAGGATGAGTCCTAAGGAACATGAGGAGCTGCAAAGGCAAGTGCAAGAGCTGTTAGAGAAAGGAGCAATCCGAGAGAGCATGAGTCCTTGTGCAAGGCCGGCTTTATtggttcctaagaaagatgggtcgTGGAGAATGTGCATAGATAGCAGAGCTGTTAACAAAATTACAATCAAGTATCGATTTCCTATCCCgcggtttgatgatttgattgatcaGTTGCATGGGGTGACTATCTTTTCGAAAATAGACTTGAGAAGTGGATATCATCAGATTAGGATGCGACACGGGGATGAGTGGAAAACGGCGTTTAAGACTAGAGATGGTCCGTATGAGTGGATGgtgatgcctttcggattgtctAACGCGCCGAGCACTTTCATGAGGCCGATGAATCAGGTTTTTCGTCCTTTTATTGGCCAATTTGTTgtcatttattttgatgatattttggtttaTAGTGCTTCGATTGAGCAACACTTGCAGCACTTGAGAAAAGTATTTGAGGTCTTGAGAGAGCAGAAATTGTATACCAACACCAAGAAGTGTCACTTTTTAGCCGATGAAGTGACTTTTTTGGGTTATATTATATCGAAGGAAGGCATTCGGATGGATCCAGTTAAGATCGAGGCCATTACGACTTGGGAGACTCCGAAAAATATTCATGAGGTGCGTAGCTTTCACGGGTTAGCGTCCTTTTATCGGAGGTTTATTCGGGATTTCAGCACCATTATTGCCCCTCTTACGGATTGTCCGAAGGGAAGCAGATTTGTGTGGACCAAAGAGGCAGATGCTGCATTTCAGTTATTAAAGAAAAGGATGACTGAAGCTCTAGTTTTAGTGCTTCCAGATTTTACCGAGGTTTTTGAGGTGGATTGTGATGCCTCGGGCGTTGGTGTTGGGGGTGTCCCGAGCCAGAAGAATAAACCCGTGGCGTTCTTCAAGGAGAAGTTGAACGATGCGAAGAGGAGGTAA